In a single window of the Nicotiana tomentosiformis chromosome 8, ASM39032v3, whole genome shotgun sequence genome:
- the LOC104115591 gene encoding uncharacterized protein: MMIKTLIWNIRSVKTQQAFQRVINLHREHAFFIVALMEPFQKTKHIQRYMRRLGMDNAYSNINGKIWLFLDRVVEWELLNDTEQHVTIKVYHKDIGKHIIITFIYAKCSSLERLELWDNLYNIANDMELPWVVGGDFNVILSEEEKIGGLPVYPSEYEDFTFCVNSSGLIDLGYEESPFTWWNGRPNAECIFKWLDRILVNLPFQNLFSSIEMEHLIRTGSDHAPLLMICGENTTHLMFKQKLRRVKIALSRWSKLTDGDIFKQLAIREDIVKIKEMLFEEEPINNRIIFQKAPTELKRYLTIEEQYW; the protein is encoded by the exons ATGATGATTAAGACATTAATTTGGAATATAAGGTCTGTCAAAACCCAACAGGCCTTTCAGAGGGTTATTAATCTGCATAGAGAGCATGCATTCTTCATAGTTGCACTAATGGAACCATTCCAGAAAACTAAGCACATTCAGAGATACATGAGAAGGCTAGGAATGGACAATGCATATTCAAACATAAATGGCAAGATATGGTTGTTCTTAGACAGAGTAGTGGAGTGGGAACTACTTAATGATACAGAACAACATGTGACTATCAAGGTCTATCATAAAGACATTGGTAAACACATTATTATAACTTTTATCTATGCTAAATGTTCTTCTCTTGAGAGGCTAGAATTGTGGGACAACTTATATAATATTGCTAATGACATGGAATTACCTTGGGTAGTTGGTGGAGACTTCAATGTTATATTGAGTGAGGAAGAAAAGATAGGAGGCCTTCCAGTTTACCCCTCAGAATATGAGGACTTCACATTTTGTGTAAATTCAAGTGGATTAATTGATCTTGGTTACGAAGAAAGCCCCTTTACATGGTGGAATGGAAGACCAAATGCTGAGTGTATTTTCAAGTGGTTGGACAGGATATTAGTCAATTTACCTTTCCAGAATCTGTTTTCCAGCATTGAAATGGAACATCTTATAAGAACAGGATCAGATCATgcacctttgttgatgatttgtGGAGAAAACACAACACATCTA ATGTTCAAACAGAAGTTGAGAAGGGTGAAGATAGCACTTTCTAGATGGAGTAAGCTGACAGATGGAGATATATTTAAGCAACTAGCCATTAGGGAAGATATAGTTAAAATAAAGGAAATGTTATTTGAGGAAGAACCAATTAACAACAGAATTATCTTCCAAaaggcaccgacagaattgaaaaGATACTTGACCATTGAGGAGCAGTACTGGTAA
- the LOC104115590 gene encoding uncharacterized protein — protein MWWRLSPNMSTLLDSLAKVARSISSTVGTITGFQQGEFPLTYLGRPIFYTRRSKDYYNEVIRKVKAKLQSWKGKPLSYGGKATLITSVLQSMPTHILSVLDPPHNVLEHLHKTFARFFWSNKEEGRSKHWEKCLNLSLPKEEGGLGFRSIFHISKALFAKLWWKFRTTKSIWSNFMWNKYCKKELPIVVQFRQGSHVWKKMLEVREEVEHDILWEMNRGFTDVWHDNWTSLGTLYHVVPQYFPINEELQEVAELRDQDSSRSIIPCRTYKVHQVIRVCWKTHCCQKFKPLIQALPSVVTWELWKRRNTMKYGEFVSCNRFIHEVNKTLHSLAKARYPWMQNIPLLWPDMIRFFEGYKPYVMTKRVTWKFPFEGWFKCNIYGASKGNPRPSSYGFCIRDCQANLVYAKAKKIGETTNIVAEAKAIAEDMDYCVEKNLHPLIIETDSLITKKIIEGE, from the exons ATGTGGTGGAGGTTATCACCCAATATGAGCACACTTCTGGACAGCTTAGCTAAAGTGGCAAGATCTATTTCCTCTACAGTAGGGACAATTACAGGATTTCAACAAGGGGAGTTTCCACTAACTTACCTAGGACGCCCTATATTCTACACAAGAAGGAGCAAGGATTACTACAATGAAGTCATAAGAAAGGTGAAAGCAAAGTTGCAATCCTGGAAAGGAAAGCCACTATCGTATGGTGGCAAGGCAACACTTATTACTAGTGTCCTTCAAAGTATGCCCACTCATATCCTATCAGTATTGGACCCTCCTCACAATGTGTTGGAACATTTGCACAAAACCTTTGCAAGATTTTTCTGGAGcaacaaagaagaaggaagaagcaAACATTGGGAAAAATGTCTTAACTTAAGCTTACCAAAAGAGGAAGGTGGTCTAGGTTTTAGATCTATATTTCATATATCAAAGGCTTTATTTGCCAAGCTATGGTGGAAGTTCAGAACAACTAAGTCCATTTGGTCAAACTTCATGTGGAACAAGTACTGTAAGAAAGAACTTCCTATTGTTGTTCAATTTAGGCAAGGTTCACATGTATGGAAGAAAATGTTAGAAGTAAGGGAAGAGGTAGAGCATGACATATTATGGGAGATGAATAGGGGTTTTACAGATGTGTGGCATGACAATTGGACTAGTTTAGGTACTTTATATCATGTTGTTCCTCAATATTTTCCTATTAATGAAGAACTTCAGGAAGTGGCAGAACTGAGAGACCAAGACAGTTCTAGATCAATCATTCCCTGCAGAACATATAAG GTACATCAAGTTATAAGAGTATGCTGGAAAACACACTGCTGCCAAAAGTTTAAGCCACTAATCCAGGCACTGCCTTCAGTGGTTACATGGGAGCTTTGGAAGAGGAGAAATACAATGAAATATGGAGAGTTTGTATCGTGCAATAGGTTCATTCATGAGGTAAATAAGACTCTACATAGTCTGGCAAAGGCAAGATACCCTTGGATGCAAAATATTCCATTACTGTGGCCTGATATGATCAGGTTCTTTGAAGGTTACAAACCTTATGTAATGACCAAGAGAGTCACATGGAAGTTCCCTTTTGAGGGTTGGTTTAAGTGTAACATATATGGTGCTTCTAAAGGGAATCCAAGACCTAGTTCATATGGCTTTTGCATACGTGACTGTCAAGCAAATTTAGTGTATGCTAAAGCTAAGAAAATTGGTGAAACAACCAACATTGTAGCTGAAGCAAAAGCAATTGCAGAAGACATGGACTACTGTGTGGAAAAGAACCTGCACCCTCTCATAATTGAGACAGACTCTTTGATAACGAAGAAGATAATTGAAGGGGAATAG